The following coding sequences lie in one Drosophila sulfurigaster albostrigata strain 15112-1811.04 chromosome 2R, ASM2355843v2, whole genome shotgun sequence genomic window:
- the LOC133835739 gene encoding uncharacterized protein LOC133835739 codes for MARTLVVILFFVLAITAISAIQSEPSDEVLQLAYNPTYDLWFFLPSGRPGKLSAEIKDAYNQRRPGGVCFKQVDDWFYCATGEKIQ; via the exons ATGGCTCGAACGCTCGTTGTAATTCTCTTTTTCGTTCTGGCAATAACTGCCATTTCAGCAATACAAAG TGAACCTTCAGATGAAGTGCTCCAGTTGGCCTACAATCCAACCTACGATCTGTGGTTCTTTTTGCCAAGTGGCAGACCCGGTAAACTCAGTGCAGAAATTAAAGATGCCTACAATCAAAGACGACCAGGAGGCGTGTGCTTTAAACAAGTAGATGACTGGTTCTATTGTGCAACGGGAGAAAAAATACAGTAG
- the LOC133835740 gene encoding uncharacterized protein LOC133835740 — MLFAFASRLASTLLGSLLAADLAAPTGLPCGDNEQLTCVGCYEPTCSVPYYPDDECHYFDICKLGCGCKYGYVRHDQSFKCVSAVHCEFISSHKRYHENRN; from the exons atgttgtttgcatttgcatcaCGTCTAGCTTCAACACTACTCGGCAGCTTGTTGGCAGCTGACCTAGCAGCTCCCACTGGACTAC CCTGTGGCGATAATGAGCAGCTCACCTGTGTTGGCTGCTACGAGCCAACTTGCTCTGTCCCCTATTACCCTGATGATGAATGTCATTACTTTGACATTTGCAAGTTAGGTTGCGGTTGCAAGTATGGCTATGTTCGTCACGATCAATCCTTTAAGTGTGTATCTGCTGTCCATTGCGAATTCATTAGCAGCCATAAACGATATCATGAAAATCGCAATTAG
- the LOC133835722 gene encoding myosin-11, with protein MSFSKAKLKRFNDVDVVCGSPAGSVPNSNSSAGSAGSATPTAASAATVPPPERKEQIEKFFKDAVRFASSSKEAKEFAIPKEDKKCKGLRLFRTPSLPQRLRFRPASSHTAETAGTSSGASTAASTPLHSAATTPVKEAKSANRLKGKEALQQEIRNKNELIESYLSQLDVVRRHVDQLKETELKMREEHEQTTAKMDQLLQALNAENLGHKERNEQLTVEQTQLLERYANLEQQLQLQREQHELQVEQLLAENEAYKLANEQLQQVCEQQQTAQDQLKEQLSGLQAEVAQARDNCSSEQQKTTQHMELIEDLQSKNATLLSDVLLLKQQIEQDALAYGQEAKVSQTELECLRVERNTLKNDLANKCTLIRSLQDELLDKSCEIDAHCDTIRQLCQEKAKHAEQQQAVAKVQQQVENDLESAVEREKCYWRAELDKRQKLAENELIKIELEKQDVMVLLETTNDMLRQRDEKLQKCEEQLRNGIEYYIQLSDTLQQQLVQLKQDMAKTITEKYNYQLTLNNTRSTVNILMERLKKSDADVEQFKAELESVQLAKGALEQSYLTLQADAEKLRQQLNESQKALEALRSSSQTLQSEDRIDGDAQLAHYCDMYSDLKRKDETRELYMADMKKALDEFATVLQFAQLELDNKEQLLLKVREECEQLKLENIALKSKQQPTVAMLTPSKANKPNTTDLEKIEDLLIDSELRAECDKITSWLLNSSEKCVRQDNNSELNEILNCKSPKTRTPRTPHSPRTPRTPKSATSTPKKSLLFASGKENMPSPPQKQVLKTRNM; from the exons ATGTCGTTCTCCAAAGCTAAATTGAAGCGTTTCAACGATGTGGATGTCGTGTGCGGCTCACCAGCTGGCTCCGTGCCCAACTCGAACAGCTCGGCAGGGTCCGCTGgcagtgccacgcccacagcagCTAGTGCGGCTACAGTGCCGCCGCCAGAGCGAAAAGAGCAGATTGAGAAGTTCTTTAAGGATGCCGTGCGTTTCGCCTCCAGCTCGAAGGAGGCCAAAGAGTTCGCCATACCCAAGGAGGATAAGAAATGCAAGGGTTTGCGTCTCTTCCGTACTCCTTCGTTGCCACAGCGCTTGCGTTTCCGTCCAGCGTCTAGCCACACAGCTGAGACCGCTGGCACTTCAAGTGGCGCCTCTACAGCCGCTTCAACACCGTTGCACTCAGCAGCAACTACTCCAGTGAAGGAGGCAAAGTCCGCGAACCGCTTGAAGGGCAAAGAGGCACTGCAGCAGGAGATACGCAACAAGAACGAGCTCATTGAGAGCTATCTCAGCCAACTGGATGTGGTGCGTCGTCATGTTGATCAGCTGAAAGAGACGGAGCTGAAAATGCGCGAGGAGCACGAGCAGACCACGGCCAAAATGGATCAGTTGCTGCAGGCACTTAATGCCGAGAATCTGGGCCACAAGGAACGCAACGAGCAGCTGACAGTGGAGCAGACACAGCTCCTCGAGCGCTACGCCAATctcgagcagcagctgcaactgcagcgcGAACAACATGAGCTGCAAGTGGAGCAGCTTCTGGCCGAAAACGAGGCTTACAAGCTGGCTAatgagcagctgcagcaagtctgcgagcagcagcaaacagctcAAGATCAGCTGAAGGAGCAGCTCAGTGGTCTCCAGGCAGAGGTAGCCCAGGCACGCGACAACTGCAGCTCGGAACAGCAGAAGACCACACAGCACATGGAGCTCATCGAGGATCTGCAGTCGAAGAATGCGACGCTGCTGTCTGATGTGCTTCTGCTGAAGCAACAGATTGAGCAAGATGCTCTTGCCTATGGTCAGGAGGCGAAGGTCAGCCAGACAGAGCTGGAGTGTCTACGTGTGGAGCGTAACACGCTGAAGAACGATCTGGCCAACAAGTGCACGCTGATCCGCTCTCTGCAGGATGAGCTGCTCGACAAGAGCTGCGAGATCGATGCCCACTGCGACACCATTCGCCAGCTGTGCCAGGAGAAGGCCAAGCatgcagagcaacaacaggcGGTTGCCAAGGTCCAACAGCAGGTCGAGAATGATCTGGAAAGTGCTGTGGAGCGCGAGAAGTGTTATTGGCGCGCTGAGCTGGACAAACGCCAGAAGCTGGCCGAAAACGAGCTCATCAAGATCGAGCTGGAGAAACAGGATGTCATGGTGCTACTGGAGACCACCAACGACATGCTGCGCCAGCGTGACGAGAAGCTGCAGAAGTGCGAGGAGCAACTGCGAAACGGCATCGAATACTACATCCAGCTGAGCGACactctgcagcagcagctggtgcaGCTGAAGCAGGATATGGCCAAGACCATCACGGAGAAGTACAACTATCAGCTGACACTGAACAACACTCGCTCCACGGTCAACATTCTAATGGAGCGCCTCAAGAAGTCCGATGCTGATGTGGAGCAATTCAAGGCCGAACTGGAGTCGGTGCAGCTGGCCAAGGGAGCGTTGGAGCAGAGCTATTTGACATTGCAAGCAGATGCGGAGAAGCTGCGCCAGCAGCTCAACGAATCACAGAAGGCACTTGAAGCGTTGCGCAGTTCATCGCAGACACTGCAGAGTGAG GATCGCATCGATGGGGACGCACAGTTGGCTCACTACTGCGACATGTACAGCGATCTGAAGCGCAAGGACGAGACACGTGAGCTGTACATGGCCGACATGAAGAAGGCCCTCGACGAGTTCGCCACAGTGCTGCAGTTCGCCCAGCTTGAGCTGGACAACaaggagcagctgctgttgaagGTGCGAGAAGAATGCGAGCAGCTGAAGCTCGAGAACATTGCCCTCAAATCGAAGCAACAGCCCACAGTGGCTATGCTAACCCCgagtaaagcaaacaaaccgAATACTACAGATCTGGAGAAGATTGAGGATCTGTTGATCGACTCCGAGCTGCGTGCCGAATGCGACAAGATCACCTCGTGGCTGCTTAACTCTTCGGAGAAGTGTGTGCGccaggacaacaacagcgagctTAACGAGATCCTCAACTGCAAATCGCCCAAGACACGCACTCCTCGCACCCCGCACAGTCCACGCACACCGCGCACTCCCAAGTCGGCGACCAGCACTCCGAAGAAATCGCTGCTCTTTGCCAGCGGAAAGGAGAACATGCCAAGTCCGCCACAGAAGCAGGTGCTCAAGACGCGGAACATGTAG